The Oenanthe melanoleuca isolate GR-GAL-2019-014 chromosome 1A, OMel1.0, whole genome shotgun sequence genome contains a region encoding:
- the CRY1 gene encoding cryptochrome-1 isoform X2, whose translation MGVNAVHWFRKGLRLHDNPALRECIQGADTVRCVYILDPWFAGSSNVGINRWRFLLQCLEDLDANLRKLNSRLFVIRGQPADVFPRLFKEWNIAKLSIEYDSEPFGKERDAAIKKLASEAGVEVIVRISHTLYDLDKIIELNGGQPPLTYKRFQTLISRMEPLEMPVETITPEVMKKCTTPVSDDHDEKYGVPSLEELGFDTDGLPSAVWPGGETEALTRLERHLERKAWVANFERPRMNANSLLASPTGLSPYLRFGCLSCRLFYFKLTDLYKKVKKNSSPPLSLYGQLLWREFFYTAATNNPRFDKMEGNPICVQIPWDKNPEALAKWAEGRTGFPWIDAIMTQLRQEGWIHHLARHAVACFLTRGDLWISWEEGMKVFEELLLDADWSVNAGSWMWLSCSSFFQQFFHCYCPVGFGRRTDPNGDYIRRYLPVLRGFPAKYIYDPWNAPESIQKAAKCIIGVNYPKPMVNHAEASRLNIERMKQIYQQLSRYRGLGLLATVPSNPNGNGNGGLMGYSPGESISGCGSTGGAQLGTGDGHTVVQSCTLGDSHSGASGIQQQA comes from the exons ATGGGGGTGAACGCCGTGCACTGGTTCCGCAAGGGGCTGCGGCTCCACGACAACCCGGCGCTGCGGGAATGCATCCAGGGCGCCGACACGGTGCGCTGCGTCTACATCCTGGACCCCTGGTTCGCCGGCTCCTCCAACGTGGGCATCAACAGGTGGCG ATTTCTGCTTCAATGTCTTGAAGATCTTGATGCCAATCTACGGAAACTGAATTCACGCTTGTTTGTTATCCGTGGACAACCAGCAGATGTTTTCCCCAGGCTTTTTAAG GAATGGAACATTGCAAAGCTTTCTATTGAATATGATTCTGAACCATTTGGGAAGGAAAGAGATGCAGCTATCAAGAAGCTGGCCAGTGAAGCTGGAGTGGAGGTCATTGTTCGGATTTCTCATACATTGTATGACCTAGACAA aatcatagaattaaaTGGGGGACAGCCTCCTCTTACTTACAAGCGATTTCAGACCCTAATTAGTAGAATGGAACCCCTGGAGATGCCTGTGGAGACTATAACCCCAGaagtaatgaaaaaatgtaCTACTCCAGTTTCTGATGACCATGATGAGAAATACGGTGTGCCATCACTTGAAGAGCTGG GTTTTGACACAGATGGTCTGCCTTCTGCAGTATGGCCAGGGGGAGAAACTGAAGCTCTCACACGCTTAGAAAGACATTTAGAACGAAAG gcGTGGGTAGCAAACTTTGAAAGACCACGGATGAATGCAAATTCCCTTCTGGCAAGCCCTACGGGGCTTAGTCCTTACCTCCGCTTTGGCTGCTTGTCCTGCCGGCTCTTTTATTTCAAGTTAACGGATCTGTACAAAAAG GTAAAAAAGAAcagctcccctcccctctccctctaTGGCCAGCTGTTATGGCGTGAATTTTTCTACACAGCGGCGACTAACAATCCACGGTTTGATAAAATGGAGGGGAATCCTATTTGTGTTCAAATTCCATGGGATAAGAATCCTGAGGCTTTGGCCAAATGGGCAGAAGGCAGGACAGGTTTTCCTTGGATTGATGCAATTATGACACAACTTCGTCAGGAAGGTTGGATTCACCATTTAGCCCGGCATGCTGTAGCATGCTTTTTGACTCGAGGTGACCTCTGGATTAGCTGGGAAGAAGGAATGAAG GTCTTTGAAGAGCTGTTACTTGATGCGGATTGGAGTGTGAATGCTGGAAGCTGGATGTGGCTATCCTGTAGTTCCTTCTTTCAGCAATTTTTCCACTGCTACTGCCCAGTGGGTTTTGGCAGAAGAACTGACCCAAATGGGGATTATATCAG aCGGTATTTGCCAGTACTCAGAGGTTTCCCTGCAAAGTACATCTATGATCCTTGGAATGCCCCAGAGAGCATCCAGAAGGCTGCAAAATGTATTATAGGAGTTAATTATCCCAAACCAATGGTAAACCATGCAGAGGCAAGCCGTCTGAATATTGAAAGGATGAAACAGATCTACCAGCAGCTTTCACGATACAGAGGACTGG gtCTTCTTGCAACTGTGCCTTCTAATccaaatggaaatggaaatggtgGCCTAATGGGCTATTCACCAGGAGAAAGCATTTCTGGTTGTGGTAGTACAGGAG gagctcagctgggaaCTGGTGATGGTCATACTGTTGTTCAGTCATGTACACTGGGAGACTCTCATTCAGGAGCAAGTGGAATTCAGCAGCAAG cttGA
- the CRY1 gene encoding cryptochrome-1 isoform X1: MGVNAVHWFRKGLRLHDNPALRECIQGADTVRCVYILDPWFAGSSNVGINRWRFLLQCLEDLDANLRKLNSRLFVIRGQPADVFPRLFKEWNIAKLSIEYDSEPFGKERDAAIKKLASEAGVEVIVRISHTLYDLDKIIELNGGQPPLTYKRFQTLISRMEPLEMPVETITPEVMKKCTTPVSDDHDEKYGVPSLEELGFDTDGLPSAVWPGGETEALTRLERHLERKAWVANFERPRMNANSLLASPTGLSPYLRFGCLSCRLFYFKLTDLYKKVKKNSSPPLSLYGQLLWREFFYTAATNNPRFDKMEGNPICVQIPWDKNPEALAKWAEGRTGFPWIDAIMTQLRQEGWIHHLARHAVACFLTRGDLWISWEEGMKVFEELLLDADWSVNAGSWMWLSCSSFFQQFFHCYCPVGFGRRTDPNGDYIRRYLPVLRGFPAKYIYDPWNAPESIQKAAKCIIGVNYPKPMVNHAEASRLNIERMKQIYQQLSRYRGLGLLATVPSNPNGNGNGGLMGYSPGESISGCGSTGGAQLGTGDGHTVVQSCTLGDSHSGASGIQQQGYCQASSILHYAHGDNQQSHLLQAGRTALGTGISAGKRPNPEEETQSVGPKVQRQSTN; the protein is encoded by the exons ATGGGGGTGAACGCCGTGCACTGGTTCCGCAAGGGGCTGCGGCTCCACGACAACCCGGCGCTGCGGGAATGCATCCAGGGCGCCGACACGGTGCGCTGCGTCTACATCCTGGACCCCTGGTTCGCCGGCTCCTCCAACGTGGGCATCAACAGGTGGCG ATTTCTGCTTCAATGTCTTGAAGATCTTGATGCCAATCTACGGAAACTGAATTCACGCTTGTTTGTTATCCGTGGACAACCAGCAGATGTTTTCCCCAGGCTTTTTAAG GAATGGAACATTGCAAAGCTTTCTATTGAATATGATTCTGAACCATTTGGGAAGGAAAGAGATGCAGCTATCAAGAAGCTGGCCAGTGAAGCTGGAGTGGAGGTCATTGTTCGGATTTCTCATACATTGTATGACCTAGACAA aatcatagaattaaaTGGGGGACAGCCTCCTCTTACTTACAAGCGATTTCAGACCCTAATTAGTAGAATGGAACCCCTGGAGATGCCTGTGGAGACTATAACCCCAGaagtaatgaaaaaatgtaCTACTCCAGTTTCTGATGACCATGATGAGAAATACGGTGTGCCATCACTTGAAGAGCTGG GTTTTGACACAGATGGTCTGCCTTCTGCAGTATGGCCAGGGGGAGAAACTGAAGCTCTCACACGCTTAGAAAGACATTTAGAACGAAAG gcGTGGGTAGCAAACTTTGAAAGACCACGGATGAATGCAAATTCCCTTCTGGCAAGCCCTACGGGGCTTAGTCCTTACCTCCGCTTTGGCTGCTTGTCCTGCCGGCTCTTTTATTTCAAGTTAACGGATCTGTACAAAAAG GTAAAAAAGAAcagctcccctcccctctccctctaTGGCCAGCTGTTATGGCGTGAATTTTTCTACACAGCGGCGACTAACAATCCACGGTTTGATAAAATGGAGGGGAATCCTATTTGTGTTCAAATTCCATGGGATAAGAATCCTGAGGCTTTGGCCAAATGGGCAGAAGGCAGGACAGGTTTTCCTTGGATTGATGCAATTATGACACAACTTCGTCAGGAAGGTTGGATTCACCATTTAGCCCGGCATGCTGTAGCATGCTTTTTGACTCGAGGTGACCTCTGGATTAGCTGGGAAGAAGGAATGAAG GTCTTTGAAGAGCTGTTACTTGATGCGGATTGGAGTGTGAATGCTGGAAGCTGGATGTGGCTATCCTGTAGTTCCTTCTTTCAGCAATTTTTCCACTGCTACTGCCCAGTGGGTTTTGGCAGAAGAACTGACCCAAATGGGGATTATATCAG aCGGTATTTGCCAGTACTCAGAGGTTTCCCTGCAAAGTACATCTATGATCCTTGGAATGCCCCAGAGAGCATCCAGAAGGCTGCAAAATGTATTATAGGAGTTAATTATCCCAAACCAATGGTAAACCATGCAGAGGCAAGCCGTCTGAATATTGAAAGGATGAAACAGATCTACCAGCAGCTTTCACGATACAGAGGACTGG gtCTTCTTGCAACTGTGCCTTCTAATccaaatggaaatggaaatggtgGCCTAATGGGCTATTCACCAGGAGAAAGCATTTCTGGTTGTGGTAGTACAGGAG gagctcagctgggaaCTGGTGATGGTCATACTGTTGTTCAGTCATGTACACTGGGAGACTCTCATTCAGGAGCAAGTGGAATTCAGCAGCAAG GTTACTGTCAAGCAAGTAGTATCTTACACTATGCTCATGGAGACAATCAGCAATCACACTTATTGCAAGCAg GAAGAACGGCCCTTGGTACTGGCATTAGTGCAGGGAAACGCCCAAATCCAGAAGAAGAAACTCAGAGCGTTGGACCAAAAGTCCAGCGACAGAGCACAAATTAA